In bacterium, the sequence GTGACGTGGTCTCCGGGAGCTATGGAGGCGCCGATAACCGGCTGATCGACATTCACCCAGCCGATGCGATTGTCGGTCAGCGCTGCCCGCAGCGAAGGCTCGTCCCAGCTTTGATGGCGGAATTCCACCATGGGGCCATAGCCGCCTAGTTGCAGCGCCAGTTCCTGAACACGCTGCCAATTTTCAGCCGAACGTTTGAACCGCCAGGGATATTGAATCAGCACAGCGCCCAACCGGCCTGAGGTCTGCAGCACATCGAGCACGCGCTTGAAGGCATCCAGGCGATCGGCGGCCGGAGCAGTCGGTTCGTGGGTAAAGCCCTGCCATGCTTTTACCGTGAACAGAAAGTCTGGATGAGCCGCACTCTGCCGCACCCACGCCTGTACCTGCTCAGGACGGGGAATGTGATAGAACGTTGCATTGATCTCCACTGTGTTTACATAGCGGGTGAGAAAAGACAACTCGGAAAAGTTTTTGGATTTTACTGCCGGATAGACTACACCCCGCCAGTCGTCATAGTGCCATCCTGCCGGCCCGATAAAAATCTTACTGTCGTTCATAGAAAATAATGGACAGTGGCTAAGAGATGAAAAGTCGCCTGTCGGATGGTTAGGGGTGAACTACCGATGAAATACCAATCCGATGGAAAGGAGAGGGTGTCCCGCGTCAGCGCCAGATCCACCCCCCACGATTTGGCCAAAAGGCCTATGCCCCCGGTCACTCCGCTAGCGCGAATCTGTTTTCCTCGCTGGTCAGGATGGATTTCGTCAAATTCATAGAGTTGACGGGGAATGATCCGATAACCTCCCCGCAAAGAAACACGACCGACCGCTGTCCGCGCCGACCTCTCCACGCCGAAATGATAGGAATGCGCCCTGCTGAAATTCAGCATCATGTCGTTTCCGCCCCATCGGCCGCTGAGCTGATTCCATGGGTTGCGGCAATAATCAAAGCTGACCAGCCAGTGCGGAAAAGGATGCCAGGCCACTCCGGTGTTTACGGTGATGGGCATGTTGAGTTGTATCTGTTCACTGAACGTTCGTCGGCCGGAGGGGCTGACGAATTGGATGTCGGTCAAAGACAGGCGGTAGGGAAAGGTCATCCGCCCTCCAAGGCTCCAGTGGGAATGCGGCCGCCACAGATAACCCCAAGCAACCGTGACGCCGGAAAAATTGTTTTCCCAGCCGGTCTGAGAAAAGCGACGGACGGAGGCCAGTTGTTCTACATAGCTGGTATCGATCTGCTGTCCCCCCTGCTGCAATGTGATACTGACGCCGAGAAAGAAATCGCGGAACGGAGAAAAGCTGAACGCCGTGGTAAGACCATAGCGTGCGCCCTGGTGTTTGATCGAGGTTTCCTGAGCGTAATCCCCTTCCGGCTTTTCCGGCCGCCAGGTATAAGCCGCATGGAGGTTCGACAGATTATGCAGGTACAGCGCGATAGCGGACGGATGAATGCCGATTTTGAACGGCAGCGAAAATGAGGCTGAATTCAAGTCGTTTTGTCCATCATGGTGCAGGGCATATTTACGAAGCTGGGAATCGGTGGACTGCTGCAGATCCGACGAAGCGGTTTTGTGTTGGCCGCTGATCATAGCACCGAGACGCGCGTCCACGGCAAGCGCCGCCGGATTATAGACGCCGGCAGCGGGGGAGCCGGTCAGAGCAGTTCCCACTCCGCCCATGGCAGCGTTGCGGCTGCTCCAGTCAGGTGCGTGCAGCAGTTCATCGTAAACAAGGCCCATCTGAGCCCCGGCGGATTCCGCCAGGCTAAACAGAGCAAGCAGGCACAACCTACGAAAAAAAACAATCATAACCGATTAATCCAAAATGGACAAAAGATGTTCCACCTCTGCTTCGCTGTTATAAAAGTGGGGAGAAAGGCGGATATGGTTGTTGCGTAACGATACGATGACCCGGTTTTCACTCAGCCGCGCATGCCACTGTTCCGTGGGAACATTAGGATGGCGGAAGGCGACGATCCCTGACCGATGTGCCGGTGTCAGGCAGCCGTCGATGCTAAAATTCCGTTCGGCCAGGCCTTCGATGAGCAGATCGGTCAGGTGAAGTATACGTTGAGAGATCGCGGTCACGCCTGTTTGCAGGATCAGCTCAAGACCGGCGCCCAGGGCGGCGATCCCCATAAGATTGGAAGTGCCGCCCTCAAAACGGGCGGCAGAGTCCAACAGCGGGCGCTCATAATTGCTGAAATCAAA encodes:
- a CDS encoding DUF72 domain-containing protein yields the protein MNDSKIFIGPAGWHYDDWRGVVYPAVKSKNFSELSFLTRYVNTVEINATFYHIPRPEQVQAWVRQSAAHPDFLFTVKAWQGFTHEPTAPAADRLDAFKRVLDVLQTSGRLGAVLIQYPWRFKRSAENWQRVQELALQLGGYGPMVEFRHQSWDEPSLRAALTDNRIGWVNVDQPVIGASIAPGDHVTASTGYARLHGRNYQNWFNDQAGRDQRYDYLYQQAELAEWAERIRSIARHTEKTFVIFNNHFRGQAAVNSLQLTAAVLNKKVAVPDSLLLHYPGLQEIADRSGSTAPLSLFD